The Falco naumanni isolate bFalNau1 chromosome 1, bFalNau1.pat, whole genome shotgun sequence genome window below encodes:
- the GAL3ST1 gene encoding galactosylceramide sulfotransferase encodes MLHHGKHWRSMCKGLVLGTLLTSFMLLLYSYAIPPLQVSVTEIPVPSSCSSYSAPGKSPAVANSTGSPPGWSCLPKLNIMFMKTHKTASSTILNILFRFGEKHRLKFAFPNGRNDFYYPSYFERSQVQHYRPGACFNIICNHMRFHYEEVRKLLPSDATFVTVLRDPAYLFESSFHYFGRVIPLTWKLTGEDKLAEFLRDPWHYYDPNGFNAHYLQNLLFFDLGYDNNMNANSPLVEEHIQEIDRRFHLVMLLEYFDESLVLLKDLLCWQLEDVLYFKLNARKGSTISRLTPELYEKATSWNLIDAKLYRYFNATFWRKVEAYGRERMAKDVAELQRENEKMKSICIDGGHPVDASAIQESSMQPWQPLGEKSILGYNLKKKINKKHQKLCRKMLTPEIQYLTDLGVNLWITKLWSYVRDFLKW; translated from the exons ATGCTGCACCATGGGAAGCACTGGAGGTCTATGTGCAAGGGGCTTGTCCTGGGGACCCTCCTGACCAGCTTCATGCTGCTGCTCTACTCCTACGCCATTCCCCCGCTGCAAGTCAGCGTGACAGA GAtccctgtcccctcctcctgctcctcctaCTCAGCCCCTGGCAAGTCCCCAGCAGTGGccaacagcacaggcagccccccgGGATGGAGCTGCCTGCCCAAGCTGAACATCATGTTCATGAAGACGCACAagacagccagcagcaccaTCCTCAACATCCTTTTCCGCTTCGGGGAGAAGCATCGCTTGAAATTTGCCTTCCCCAATGGCCGCAACGACTTCTACTACCCCTCCTACTTTGAGCGCAGCCAGGTGCAGCACTACCGGCCAGGCGCGTGCTTCAACATCATCTGCAACCACATGCGTTTCCACTACGAGGAGGTGCGCAAGCTCCTGCCGTCAGATGCCACCTTTGTGACAGTGCTGCGGGACCCTGCCTACCTCTTCGAGTCCTCTTTCCACTACTTTGGGCGCGTCATCCCCCTCACCTGGAAGCTGACGGGAGAGGACAAGCTGGCGGAGTTCCTCCGGGACCCCTGGCACTACTACGACCCCAATGGGTTCAATGCTCACTACCTCCAAAACCTCCTCTTCTTTGACTTGGGCTACGACAACAACATGAACGCCAACAGCCCACTGGTGGAGGAGCACATCCAGGAGATAGATCGCCGTTTCCACCTCGTCATGTTGCTCGAGTACTTTGATGAGTCCTTGGTGCTGCTGAAGgacctgctgtgctggcagctggaggatgTCCTCTACTTCAAGCTCAACGCCCGTAAGGGCTCCACCATCTCCCGGCTGACACCTGAGCTCTATGAGAAGGCCACCTCCTGGAACCTCATCGACGCCAAGCTCTACCGTTATTTTAATGCCACCTTCTGGCGTAAGGTGGAGGCCTACGGGAGGGAGCGGATGGCCAAGGACGTGGCAGAGTTGCAGAGGGAAAACGAGAAGATGAAGAGCATCTGCATCGATGGGGGACACCCCGTGGATGCCAGTGCCATTCAAGAGTCCTCTATGCAACCCTGGCAGCCGCTGGGGGAGAAGTCCATCCTGGGCTACAACTTGAAGAAGAAGATCAACAAGAAGCACCAGAAGCTGTGCCGTAAGATGCTGACACCCGAAATCCAGTACCTGACTGACCTGGGGGTCAACCTCTGGATCACCAAGCTATGGAGCTATGTGCGGGACTTCCTGAAGTGGTAG
- the PES1 gene encoding pescadillo homolog, with translation MGGLEQKKYERGAATNYITRNRARKKLQLSLPDFRRLCILKGIYPHEPKHKKKVNKGSTAPRTFYLLKDIKFLLHEPIVNKFREYKVFVRKLRKAYGKSEWSTVDRLRDNKPSYKLDHIVKERYPTFIDALRDLDDALSMCFLFSTFPRTGKCHVQTIQLCRRLAVEFLNYVIASRSLRKVFLSIKGIYYQAEVLGQPITWITPYTFSHDHPTDVDYRVMATFTEFYTTLLGFVNFRLYHSLNLLYPPKIDGQADELKPMEGKEYAMDSESYLEKLSALSASLARVVAPTHEDEVEMDEFPVEGETAEQMDAKKKEQEALEKHKKLFEGLRFFLNREVPREPLAFIIRCFGGQVSWDKSLCIGATYDVSDPSITHQIVDRPQVQQQVVGRYYLQPQWVFDSVNAKLCLPVADYFPGVQLPPHLSPFVTEQEGDYIPPEKLKLLAMQRGENPDGESEEDEDEEEEEEEGDNDKEEEEEEDESEKEEEMKLKKMEEQKTQSNKALPVKVTAGKLRLEDKQRLEQEQQSEEKRLAIMMMKKREKYLYKKIMFGKKRKVREANKLAAKRKAHDTAVKEEKKKSKKARRA, from the exons aTGGGTGGGCTGGAGCAGAAGAAG tACGAGCGGGGAGCCGCCACCAACTACATCACCCGCAACCGGGCGCGGaagaagctgcagctgagccTGCCCGACTTCAG GCGTCTCTGCATCCTGAAGGGGATTTACCCCCACGAGCCCAAGCACAAGAAGAAGGTGAACAAAGGCTCCACGGCACCCAGGACCTTCTACCTCCTCAAGGATATCAAATTCCTCCTTCACGAGCCCATCGTCAACAAATTCCGGGAGTATAAG gTTTTCGTGCGGAAGCTCCGGAAGGCGTACGGGAAGAGCGAGTGGAGCACCGTAGACCGGCTGAGGGACAACAAGCCCAGCTACAAGCTTGACCACATCGTGAAGGAGAG GTACCCAACTTTCATAGACGCGCTGCGGGACCTGGACGATGCTCTCTCCATGTGCTTCCTCTTCTCTACCTTCCCGCGGACGGGCAAGTGCCATGTCCAGACCATCCAGCTCTGTCGACGCCTGGCTGTGGAATTCCTTAACTATGTCATTGCCTCCCGCTCCCTGCGCAAG GTCTTCCTCTCCATCAAGGGCATCTACTACCAGGctgaggtgctggggcagcccaTCACCTGGATCACCCCTTACACCTTCTCCCACGAT caccccacaGATGTGGATTACCGTGTGATGGCCACCTTCACCGAGTTTTACACCACCCTGCTGGGCTTTGTCAACTTTCGCCTCTACCACTCCCTCAACCTGCTCTACCCCCCCAAG ATTGATGGCCAGGCTGATGAGCTGAAGCCTATGGAGGGCAAAGAGTACGCCATGGATTCAGAGAGCTACCTGGAG AAACTGTCGGCTCTGAGCGCCAGCCTGGCCCGTGTGGTGGCACCGACCCACGAGGACGAGGTGGAGATGGATGAGTTCCCAGTGGAGGGG GAGACTGCAGAGCAGATGGATGCgaaaaagaaggaacaggagGCCCTGGAGAAGCACAAAAAGCTGTTTGAGGGGCTGCGCTTCTTCCTCAACAGGGAGGTGCCTCGCGAGCCGCTGGCCTTCATCATCCG GTGCTTTGGTGGCCAGGTCTCCTGGGACAAGTCCCTGTGCATTGGTGCCACCTATGACGTGAGCGACCCCTCCATCACCCACCAGATTGTTGACCGGCCCCAAGTGCAGCAGCAGGTTGTTGGCAG GTACTACCTGCAGCCTCAGTGGGTCTTCGACTCCGTCAATGCCAAGCTGTGCCTCCCTGTGGCCGACTATTTCCCTGGCGTGCAGCTGCCCCCGCACCTCTCGCCCTTCGTGACGGAGCAGGAAGGAGACTACATCCCTCCTGAGAAGCTGAAGCTGCTGGCTATGCAGAGGGGCGAGAACCCAG ATGGAGAGAgtgaggaggatgaggatgaggaagaggaggaagaggagggtgacAATGacaaagaagaggaggaggaggaagatgagtctgaaaaggaagaggagatgaAATTAAAGAAGATGGAAGAGCAGAAGACTCAGAGCAACAAG gcGCTTCCCGTGAAAGTGACCGCTGGCAAGCTGCGGCTGGAGGACAAGCAACgcctggagcaggagcagcaaagTGAGGAGAAGCGTCTGGCCATCATGATgatgaagaaaagggagaaatacCTCTACAAGAAGATCATGTTTGGCAAGAAGCGCAAAGTCCGAGAG GCCAACAAACTCGCTGCAAAGAGGAAAGCCCATGACACTGCCgttaaagaggagaaaaagaagagcaagaagGCACGGCGAGCGTGA
- the TCN2 gene encoding transcobalamin-2 isoform X1 yields MVWRAGRPRCLRGLCQVRELRGKSGRENFISALAGSALLPFALPAAKVLSRFMLTWRQCAETASYDTFPSPALSCLAQPGSACLCRAAGRAVLWHPFPRSGMWLLLILLQAAVLPAQLCEAPGKAAAVQALSAQLLGLVADPTRDPDPSVYLALRLARVHNLRREEQYLAQLQDAFQRRYGRSVQAAGRPHAAPHSHPTQDAAAAEHSMSTEAEWPETGRLALYLLGLRATCPALEPGPLRSLVTRLKYYLEEDWAGSRHHGHPLTSYYQYSLGVLALCVHRKRVREEVIRRLLAAEHHSRFRHSSGSAVDTEAVVALAFTCLEQQRLVGTRLAAELRAATRRVRRRMVEAQGQDGFIGNVYSTPWAMQVFIATSMCQTQPAYGRAMAALLENLDAFTTAATMAQALPVLYGRSYLDIASMRCREEPDTLMPISPEPLPERPGNKTVQLVVECPEPRCSQHRLYDQPVSVPASASLLDVLTAAAVQGPSNFTFDTRDTPLGPFLSRVLGLEAQQQKQSYWQLLTAPSTSLQMGVADYRPRDRETLILRLSKW; encoded by the exons ATGGTGTGGAGGGCAGGGAGACCTCGGTGCTTGCGTGGTTTGTGCCAGGTCAGGGAGCTGAGAGGGAAAAGCGGCCGTGAGAACTTTATCTCTGCCCTGGCCGGGTCGGCTCTGCTTCCCTTTGCTTTGCCTGCAGCCAAAGTCCTTTCCCGTTTTATGCTGACTTGGCGCCAGTGTGCGGAAACAGCATCTTATGACACCTTCCCGTCTCCAGCATTGTCCTGTCTTGCTCAGCCGGGCTCCGCCTGCCTCTGCCGGGCTGCCGGTCGTGCTGTGCTGTGGCACCCATTCCCTCGCTCTGGCATGTGGCTGCTTCtcatcctgctgcaggctgcggtcctgcctgcccagctctgcg AAGCCCCGGGAAAGGCGGCAGCGGTGCAGGCACTGagtgcccagctgctggggctggtggcgGACCCGACGCGGGACCCTGACCCCAGTGTCTATCTGGCCCTTCGCCTGGCCCGTGTCCACAACCTGCGCAGGGAGGAGCAGTacctggcacagctgcaggacGCCTTCCAGCGCCGCTATGGCAG GAGCGTGCAGGCAGCTGGGCGGCCCCACgctgcaccccacagccaccccacgCAGGATGCTGCGGCTGCTGAGCACAGCAT GAGCACTGAGGCAGAGTGGCCGGAGACGGGGCGGCTGGCGCTGTacctgctggggctgcgggcCACTTGTCCCGCATTGGAGCCTGGTCCTCTGCGCTCACTGGTGACACGGCTGAAATACTACCTGGAGGAGGACTGGGCAG GCTCCCGGCACCACGGCCACCCCCTCACCAGTTACTACCAGTACAGCCTGGGCGTGCTGGCACTGTGCGTCCACCGCAAGCGGGTGCGGGAAGAGGTGATCCGTCGGCTCCTGGCAGCTGAGCACCACAGCAGATTCAGGCACAGCAGCGGCAGCGCTGTGG ACACGGAGGCAGTGGTGGCACTGGCCTTCacctgcctggagcagcagcgGCTGGTGGGGACCAGGCTGGCGGCAGAGCTGCGGGCGGCCACGcgcagggtgaggaggaggatggtTGAGGCGCAGGGCCAGGATGGCTTCATTGGCAATGTCTACAGCACCCCCTGGGCCATGCAG GTCTTCATCGCCACCAGCATGTGCCAGACGCAGCCAGCGTATGGCCGGGCCATGGCTGCGCTGCTGGAGAACCTGGACGCCTTCACCACCGCTGCCACCATGGCCCAGGCACTGCCGGTGTTGTACGGCCGCTCTTACCTGGACATAGCCTCCATGCGCTGCCGGGAGGAGCCGG ACACGCTGATGCCCATCAGCCCTGAACCGCTGCCAGAGAGGCCAGGGAACAAGACTGTGCAGCTGGTGGTGGAGTGCCCCGAGCCGCGGTGTTCCCAGCACCGGCTCTATGACCAGCCAGTGTCTGTGCCCGCCAGTGCCTCCCTCCTGGACGTGCTTAcggcagctgctgtgcagggacCCTCCAACTTCAC GTTTGACACCCGGGACACCCCCCTGGGCCCCTTTctgagcagggtgctggggctggaggcccagcagcagaagcagagctaCTGGCAGCTCCTCAccgcccccagcaccagcctgcagATGG GCGTCGCTGACTACAGACCTCGCGACAGGGAGACCCTCATCCTGCGCCTGAGCAAGTGGTAG
- the TCN2 gene encoding transcobalamin-2 isoform X2, giving the protein MLTWRQCAETASYDTFPSPALSCLAQPGSACLCRAAGRAVLWHPFPRSGMWLLLILLQAAVLPAQLCEAPGKAAAVQALSAQLLGLVADPTRDPDPSVYLALRLARVHNLRREEQYLAQLQDAFQRRYGRSVQAAGRPHAAPHSHPTQDAAAAEHSMSTEAEWPETGRLALYLLGLRATCPALEPGPLRSLVTRLKYYLEEDWAGSRHHGHPLTSYYQYSLGVLALCVHRKRVREEVIRRLLAAEHHSRFRHSSGSAVDTEAVVALAFTCLEQQRLVGTRLAAELRAATRRVRRRMVEAQGQDGFIGNVYSTPWAMQVFIATSMCQTQPAYGRAMAALLENLDAFTTAATMAQALPVLYGRSYLDIASMRCREEPDTLMPISPEPLPERPGNKTVQLVVECPEPRCSQHRLYDQPVSVPASASLLDVLTAAAVQGPSNFTFDTRDTPLGPFLSRVLGLEAQQQKQSYWQLLTAPSTSLQMGVADYRPRDRETLILRLSKW; this is encoded by the exons ATGCTGACTTGGCGCCAGTGTGCGGAAACAGCATCTTATGACACCTTCCCGTCTCCAGCATTGTCCTGTCTTGCTCAGCCGGGCTCCGCCTGCCTCTGCCGGGCTGCCGGTCGTGCTGTGCTGTGGCACCCATTCCCTCGCTCTGGCATGTGGCTGCTTCtcatcctgctgcaggctgcggtcctgcctgcccagctctgcg AAGCCCCGGGAAAGGCGGCAGCGGTGCAGGCACTGagtgcccagctgctggggctggtggcgGACCCGACGCGGGACCCTGACCCCAGTGTCTATCTGGCCCTTCGCCTGGCCCGTGTCCACAACCTGCGCAGGGAGGAGCAGTacctggcacagctgcaggacGCCTTCCAGCGCCGCTATGGCAG GAGCGTGCAGGCAGCTGGGCGGCCCCACgctgcaccccacagccaccccacgCAGGATGCTGCGGCTGCTGAGCACAGCAT GAGCACTGAGGCAGAGTGGCCGGAGACGGGGCGGCTGGCGCTGTacctgctggggctgcgggcCACTTGTCCCGCATTGGAGCCTGGTCCTCTGCGCTCACTGGTGACACGGCTGAAATACTACCTGGAGGAGGACTGGGCAG GCTCCCGGCACCACGGCCACCCCCTCACCAGTTACTACCAGTACAGCCTGGGCGTGCTGGCACTGTGCGTCCACCGCAAGCGGGTGCGGGAAGAGGTGATCCGTCGGCTCCTGGCAGCTGAGCACCACAGCAGATTCAGGCACAGCAGCGGCAGCGCTGTGG ACACGGAGGCAGTGGTGGCACTGGCCTTCacctgcctggagcagcagcgGCTGGTGGGGACCAGGCTGGCGGCAGAGCTGCGGGCGGCCACGcgcagggtgaggaggaggatggtTGAGGCGCAGGGCCAGGATGGCTTCATTGGCAATGTCTACAGCACCCCCTGGGCCATGCAG GTCTTCATCGCCACCAGCATGTGCCAGACGCAGCCAGCGTATGGCCGGGCCATGGCTGCGCTGCTGGAGAACCTGGACGCCTTCACCACCGCTGCCACCATGGCCCAGGCACTGCCGGTGTTGTACGGCCGCTCTTACCTGGACATAGCCTCCATGCGCTGCCGGGAGGAGCCGG ACACGCTGATGCCCATCAGCCCTGAACCGCTGCCAGAGAGGCCAGGGAACAAGACTGTGCAGCTGGTGGTGGAGTGCCCCGAGCCGCGGTGTTCCCAGCACCGGCTCTATGACCAGCCAGTGTCTGTGCCCGCCAGTGCCTCCCTCCTGGACGTGCTTAcggcagctgctgtgcagggacCCTCCAACTTCAC GTTTGACACCCGGGACACCCCCCTGGGCCCCTTTctgagcagggtgctggggctggaggcccagcagcagaagcagagctaCTGGCAGCTCCTCAccgcccccagcaccagcctgcagATGG GCGTCGCTGACTACAGACCTCGCGACAGGGAGACCCTCATCCTGCGCCTGAGCAAGTGGTAG